A single window of Bombus pascuorum chromosome 1, iyBomPasc1.1, whole genome shotgun sequence DNA harbors:
- the LOC132916123 gene encoding blood vessel epicardial substance-like isoform X2: MARTTRSRRKMANTTDAPSPASSLLSSTTTTPFTSPTSTSYSTEDYTFNYSGLPSLGGYSLEDLNYTELWVGVWNSTEASNVTERLNTTVLPSGAGYCDEWEAAQHKLFQAANLFFAAAFLVPRSFKASVLALRTFLTAGFMLAALWAGITICALDAMLWCLALGLLNGIHSLILACRFLPPALSPELAELYLKLFKPYKVSKKHFQELAKEARILKLDSGQTYATEGVTPADERLSILLRGKLKVTCDGTHLHYIKAYQFVDSPEWEAMHENIDDVFQVTIRAEESSTYICWTRLKLLRVLRHRPLLKVVLNTLIGSSPSRYSHQYWAPVVANHFPPNSPFTQGQSLGYTLLPQGVQFSPPPRAPFLSHQPLTRQRSGGTSGDYTLLPQTPKLERKRSKKGTREVTFETPV; the protein is encoded by the exons ATGGCCCGTACCACGCGCTCACGACGAAAAATGGCGAATACGACTGATGCTCCCTCGCCTGCGAGCAGCCTTTTGTCGTCCACCACGACGACCCCGTTCACCAGCCCGACATCGACAAGCTACTCCACCGAGGACTATACCTTCAATTACAGCGGCCTTCCCAGCCTAGGTGGCTACTCATTGGAGGATTTGAATTACACGGAACTCTGGGTGGGCGTATGGAATAGCACCGAGGCCAGTAACGTGACTGAGAGATTAAATACCACTGTACTGCCATCGGGAGCAGGCTACTGCGACGAATGGGAGGCAGCGCAACACAAACTCTTCCAA GCGGCGAATCTGTTCTTCGCAGCGGCGTTTCTGGTGCCGCGTTCTTTCAAGGCCTCGGTACTGGCACTGCGCACCTTTCTCACGGCTGGCTTCATGCTGGCCGCTCTCTGGGCCGGAATTACCATATGTGCTCTGGACGCGATGCTATGGTGTCTGGCTCTCGGCCTTCTGAACGGAATCCATTCGCTTATACTAGCCTGTCGATTTCTGCCTCCCGCGCTCAGCCCCGAGCTGGCTGAGCTCTATCTGAAACTCTTTAAGCCGTACAAGGTCAGCAAGAAACACTTCCAGGAGCTGGCCAAGGAGGCAAGGATATTAAAGCTGGACTCCGGTCAGACGTATGCGACAGAAGGCGTCACGCCCGCCGACGAACGACTATCGATACTGTTACGTGGCAA GTTGAAGGTGACCTGCGACGGAACACACTTGCATTACATCAAAGCTTATCAGTTCGTCGACTCGCCGGAATGGGAGGCCATGCACGAGAACATCGACGACGTCTTCCAAGTGACGATTCGAGCGGAGGAGTCTAGCACGTACATCTGTTGGACCAGGCTGAAGTTGCTCAGGGTACTCAGGCATAGGCCCCTGCTCAAGGTCGTCCTCAACACCCTCATCG GGAGTTCGCCATCCCGGTACTCGCACCAATACTGGGCGCCCGTGGTGGCAAATCACTTCCCGCCGAATTCGCCGTTCACCCAGGGTCAAAGCCTCGGGTACACGTTACTGCCGCAGGGTGTTCAGTTTTCGCCACCGCCACGGGCACCCTTTCTGTCGCATCAGCCGTTGACGCGACAGCGTAGCGGTGGCACGAGCGGCGATTACACCCTGCTACCTCAGACACCGAAGCTCGAGAGGAAACGCTCGAAAAAGGGGACGAGAGAG GTAACTTTCGAGACGCCCGTATGA
- the LOC132916110 gene encoding uncharacterized protein LOC132916110, protein MGDGYKLIRPYKYYQRRPWWRPRSYADHKSSKFYHSKRISPEDHYSRRPSYNRRFRYASTRDDFDGRAEDHHPYTIVIQLPKGEDKYEDDNYEKRKRNYERISIPVYAIENDYIEDEDDIESKVVNLNNKKMQIKMVKGENPKLHIKISRSDSDKNIEIVDKTNTTEVNLPSLAKTYANLTTPVPQSTEYWAPTPHFENIRQKRI, encoded by the exons atgGGAGACGGTTACAAACTAATCAGGCCGTACAAGTACTATCAACGTAGACCATGGTGGCGGCCTCGATCGTACGCGGATCACAAATCATCCAAGTTCTACCATTCTAAGAGGATATCACCGGAAGACCATTATTCTCGAAGACCAAGTTATAATAG ACGTTTCAGATATGCTTCTACGAGAGACGATTTCGATGGACGCGCCGAAGATCATCATCCTTACACCATCGTGATACAATTGCCTAAAGGAGAAGATAAATACGAAGacgataattatgaaaaacgGAAAAGGAATTACGAAAGAATTTCTATACCTGTGTACGCTATTGAAAATGATTATATCGAGGATGAAGATGACATTGAATCAAAAGTGGTGAACCTTAATAACAAAAAGATGCAAATAAAG ATGGTCAAAGGTGAAAATCCCAAACTGCATATCAAAATATCAAGATCGGACAGtgacaaaaatatagaaatcgtAGATAAAACGAATACCACCGAAGTAAATTTACCATCATTAGCAAAAACGTATGCAAATTTAACAACACCCGTGCCACAATCAACGGAATATTGGGCTCCAACACctcattttgaaaatattcgacagaaacgaatttag
- the LOC132916123 gene encoding blood vessel epicardial substance-like isoform X1 — MARTTRSRRKMANTTDAPSPASSLLSSTTTTPFTSPTSTSYSTEDYTFNYSGLPSLGGYSLEDLNYTELWVGVWNSTEASNVTERLNTTVLPSGAGYCDEWEAAQHKLFQAANLFFAAAFLVPRSFKASVLALRTFLTAGFMLAALWAGITICALDAMLWCLALGLLNGIHSLILACRFLPPALSPELAELYLKLFKPYKVSKKHFQELAKEARILKLDSGQTYATEGVTPADERLSILLRGKLKVTCDGTHLHYIKAYQFVDSPEWEAMHENIDDVFQVTIRAEESSTYICWTRLKLLRVLRHRPLLKVVLNTLIGKDITSKLYALNEQLAGVAAASETTTSNPYRGVARSLSVDAVNTETAGRVRSTTWKAQRRHSNPRSDRSSPSRYSHQYWAPVVANHFPPNSPFTQGQSLGYTLLPQGVQFSPPPRAPFLSHQPLTRQRSGGTSGDYTLLPQTPKLERKRSKKGTREVTFETPV, encoded by the exons ATGGCCCGTACCACGCGCTCACGACGAAAAATGGCGAATACGACTGATGCTCCCTCGCCTGCGAGCAGCCTTTTGTCGTCCACCACGACGACCCCGTTCACCAGCCCGACATCGACAAGCTACTCCACCGAGGACTATACCTTCAATTACAGCGGCCTTCCCAGCCTAGGTGGCTACTCATTGGAGGATTTGAATTACACGGAACTCTGGGTGGGCGTATGGAATAGCACCGAGGCCAGTAACGTGACTGAGAGATTAAATACCACTGTACTGCCATCGGGAGCAGGCTACTGCGACGAATGGGAGGCAGCGCAACACAAACTCTTCCAA GCGGCGAATCTGTTCTTCGCAGCGGCGTTTCTGGTGCCGCGTTCTTTCAAGGCCTCGGTACTGGCACTGCGCACCTTTCTCACGGCTGGCTTCATGCTGGCCGCTCTCTGGGCCGGAATTACCATATGTGCTCTGGACGCGATGCTATGGTGTCTGGCTCTCGGCCTTCTGAACGGAATCCATTCGCTTATACTAGCCTGTCGATTTCTGCCTCCCGCGCTCAGCCCCGAGCTGGCTGAGCTCTATCTGAAACTCTTTAAGCCGTACAAGGTCAGCAAGAAACACTTCCAGGAGCTGGCCAAGGAGGCAAGGATATTAAAGCTGGACTCCGGTCAGACGTATGCGACAGAAGGCGTCACGCCCGCCGACGAACGACTATCGATACTGTTACGTGGCAA GTTGAAGGTGACCTGCGACGGAACACACTTGCATTACATCAAAGCTTATCAGTTCGTCGACTCGCCGGAATGGGAGGCCATGCACGAGAACATCGACGACGTCTTCCAAGTGACGATTCGAGCGGAGGAGTCTAGCACGTACATCTGTTGGACCAGGCTGAAGTTGCTCAGGGTACTCAGGCATAGGCCCCTGCTCAAGGTCGTCCTCAACACCCTCATCGGTAAGGACATTACGTCCAAGTTGTACGCCCTTAACGAGCAGCTCGCTGGTGTCGCCGCGGCCAGTGAGACAACCACGTCGAATCCTTACAGGGGCGTCGCGAGAAGTCTTAGCGTCGACGCTGTAAACACTGAAACTGCCGGAAGAGTACGATCCACGACGTGGAAGGCACAGAGGAGGCACAGTAATCCGCGTAGCGACA GGAGTTCGCCATCCCGGTACTCGCACCAATACTGGGCGCCCGTGGTGGCAAATCACTTCCCGCCGAATTCGCCGTTCACCCAGGGTCAAAGCCTCGGGTACACGTTACTGCCGCAGGGTGTTCAGTTTTCGCCACCGCCACGGGCACCCTTTCTGTCGCATCAGCCGTTGACGCGACAGCGTAGCGGTGGCACGAGCGGCGATTACACCCTGCTACCTCAGACACCGAAGCTCGAGAGGAAACGCTCGAAAAAGGGGACGAGAGAG GTAACTTTCGAGACGCCCGTATGA